The DNA segment ACAAGAAAAAAGGAATTTGGATCGAACACGTTCATAGAACCAATCGTAAAGGCCACAAAGCTGGTGCATTGGATGAAGGAATGGCGAAGGCAAAAGGGGATTATATCGCAATCTTTGATGCTGATTTTACTCCAGATCCCGATTTTTTACTCCGTACGATGGGGTATTTTGATGATGAATCGATCGGAATGGTCCAAACACGTTGGGGCCATATCAACGAAACTTATAATATTTTAACCAAAGCCCAAAGTTTTGGAATCGATGGTCACTTTATGATTGAACAAGTGGCACGAAATGGTTCAAACCTTTGGATGAACTTTAATGGGACAGCTGGGATTTGGAGACGTTCTTGCATTGAAGATGCTGGTGGATGGGAACATGATACCCTCACAGAAGACTTTGACCTATCCTACCGAGCTGAACTCAAAGGTTGGAGATTCCGTTATATCAAAGATGTAGTTTGTAAGGCCGAAATCCCTGCAACGATGAATGCGTACAAGGCACAACAATTCCGTTGGTGCAAAGGGTCCATCCAAACAGCAGTCAAACTCATCCCTCGCATTTGGAAGTCCAAGGAATCTTGGAAAATCAAAGGTGAGGCGATCACCCACTTAATCAATTATTCAGTTCATCCACTGATGATCATCAACATCCTTCTCACAGCTCCTCTCCTTCTGATGGAATATTGGGCAGGATTTAAAATGGATGACCTCCCAATGGAAATTCTATTTGGATCGGCCGCGGTTCTTTCCGTTGGCTCCATGGGACCTGTTATTTTTTACGCGTATTCCCAAAGAGAAATTCACAAAAACTGGAAATCCAAATTGGTGTACCTTCCTATTCTTGTGATGATCGGAACTGGAATTGCTGTGATGAACACATATGCTTGGGTAGAAGCCGTTTTTGGTGTCCAATCGGGATTCAAACGCACTCCAAAACTCAGAATTGAAAAAGAAGGGGATAGTTTACAGGACAAAATCAAATATGTGGTTCCTGTGGATTACCGAGCTTTCCTCGAATTCTTTATGGGTGCTTATTGTGTATTTTGCATTTATTTATCCTTCATGGTCGGAAAACCATACATGATCGGTTTTATGGTTCTCTATTCTATCGGATTTTTCTATGTCTCCTATCTTTCTGTGGCAGAGTCGTTCTGGAAATTCAAACCAGCGACCAAAGCAGAAAAGGAACTTCGTGCCGTCGCTTAAGGAAGAGCGATGGTACTTACTTGACGAAACCTTTCCTTCCAAAAAGCTGTAAATTCAACCTAGGTCCAGGGGTCATCCATGAGTGAAAAAGTCTACTGCGCGAACTGTTTGCATTGTGTTGTGGTTCGCCAATACGAATCGGAGCAAGATAAATACATTCTTCGCGTAAAATGTAACAAGAAGAAATGGTCAAAACGTTCCGGTGAAGAAAAACTTTATAAATACTTTACCGTCGCTCGTCGTATGCAAACAAATTGTGAATACTACGAAGAAATGGGAGAAATTTTACCTTACATCAAAAATTTGAAAAAAGAGCTCCCAATCAAAGACGAAATCTACATGGTGAAAGCCGTCTAAATCATTACTGGCGTGTTGTTTCCCAGGTTACCTCGCGCCTTCGCTCGTAAATTTCATAAAACTGAAAATAAAAGAGAACGGACGATTCAGGGTCAATTCCTGATCCCCGTTCCTACGGGCAGCGAAATTACTGATTCCTATCCTACTCGAGTGACTCACGGGCAAGTTATGCTTTCGCATAACGGTACAAAGGTTCTCGCACCTGTAAATGGAGTCGCAACATTAACTGCTGATCAAAAATTTTTTCAAATCAAACAAGATGGTTCTTGGTCAACCAGTTCAATTTATCAATTTAAGAGTTATGATTTTTCATCACTTATAAATGCATTTGATGAAGGTGCTTTGGCATCTCTTGATATCGTTGAAATGCCACTTAAGGATTATTTCTTAAAATTTAAATCCAATCCTTCAATTCAAATTGTATTATCTCCCTTTTCACGTTACCAACATTTAGATTTTGAAGAAATGATTTTAACTTCAATGAAAGAAGCTTATTCCAGTTTCATTGAATTACTAAAAACTACATTTCCCAAAGTAGAAGTTAAAAACTTTTTTGAGATCCCAACATTAAAGTTTGAACACCCTAATGGTATCCCTGAATATTTTTTACATAAACAATTCCAATGGGATGTCAAAAAGGCAAAAAAATCTCTTCAATCAAATGAGATTTTATACTTGGGTGCAGAGACAATTTATCATATATTACGTAAATTGTATTTCGGTGAACCATTCACCAAACGACACTTAGCTGTCTTTTTGGTGGACCGTAAAGGTCGAATGGATTTAGAACCTAGACAGTTTTTTTTGACAAATGGTCAATCCTTGGCTTTTATTCCTGCAAATTTAGACAAACGTTATAAGATTGCTTCCTTTGATACGGTTTTCGAAGCAATTCAGCCAATGGATGTAAATTCCTTAGGTTATTTTAATATCTATGAACATTATGCAATTACATTGTACGAAAAACTCCCAGCAGTTAGGAAAGAGTTCAGTTGTATCGATTGTTTGGAATGTAACCAATATTGCCCAACTCAAGCAAATCCATTCCAATTGATTAAAGGAAAAATCGAAGAATTCGATAAAGAAAAGTGTGTTAGTTGTGGAATTTGTACAGTATACTGCCCGGCAGGGATTGATATTCGAAAACGAATCGAAGAGGTTGTTTAAACAAAATTTATGATGTTAAAAAACCTTTATATACTTTCTGAAAATAGCTGGGGGATTAAATCATCAGAAATTTTTGCTGATCTATTTTATTTTTTAACACTCATATTTTTTTTAGGGTACTCTTTGGCTTTTGTAATGCCGTTACCAATCCTACCAATTGTTTTGGCTTCGATTCTCACTTTTCTTTATTTGGGTGTTTGCATAAGGAATAAACAAACTCCATATTGGATCGGTCTGATTTCGCAATTGCTGATCATCTTACTGATTATCCCTACTGCATGGCTGAACCCAATTTTATTATCAGTATCTATGGTATTTGCTTTTGTGGCTCACTTTTTTTTAATACAATATTATTCCTTACGGTTGCCAATTTCCATTTTTGTCATATTGTTTTTGTATATATTTGATTCCTCATTTTCTCTCATGGGGTATCAACTTAGATCAGAATATAGTCTTGCATCTAGTGTTGGTATACCTATTGAAACTAGTTTGCTTCCCATGTCTTTACCTTGGATTTCTGATAGTTCTTCAAATTCAAAATTCTTCCTATCAATCGCAGAAAGTTTAGGTATATTTTTATTAGTAAGTGTTGCATGGGTTTCTTTTCGCCGCACAATACTTCTTAGTTTCTTTCTTGCTTGGTTCCTTTTATTTTTTGTTTGGGGAATTGGTGTTGGGTTAACTGGTTATTCTTGGAACTTGTCCTATGCTTCTTTGGCCTTTTTTATTCAATTAGCACCTGGAAGGAATTTTTACGGTTCTTTTTATGTGACAATTGTCAGTTTCCTTATTTTACTCCCGATTGCTTTTTTTGTAGGAAAATTGGGTATAAGTGGTATATGGGTAGTGGTCGTTTTTTTTCTGATAGAGTCTCTATTTGTAAGGGTTTTTCTTGGAAAATAAGTCGAGTTTGGAAATGTGGGAGTAAGTAATACCAAATGAATCAACTTCTGGAGATTCTGGATCCTAAAAATATCATTTTCGACTTTAAAGCATCAACGAAAGAAGATGCAATTCGGAAAATGATTTCGCATATGGTCGCCACACAAACGTTAGACGCAATTCATGAAGACGAAACAGTTGCTTCGTTGATGAATCGAGAAAAATCAATGTCAACTGGTATCGGAAGTGGTGTAGCGATTCCTCATTGTTCCGTTCATTACGTAAATGAATTAAAATGTGCAATGGCAATTGCACCCAGCGGAATCGATTTTGATGCTTTGGACCATGGCCTTGTCCAAATTTTTATCATGTTAATTGTTCCTAAAAACAAATTTCAGGATCACATTAAGACATTAGCTTTAATTGCAAAAACTCTAAACATCCCTGAGGAAAGGGAGAAACTGATTAAAGCCAAAAACTTCGAAGAAATCCAAAAGGCATTCCTTTCCAAAAGTTAACACTGTGAAGTCGGAAGTTTTCCGTTTTCTTTATTTCCTGCTACTTTTGTCAATGATTAGTAGTTTTGTATCAGAATTTCATACAAAAGATAAATCCTATTTGTATGCAGATTCTGCAATTTCCAGTTTAGAAACTGCAAATAAAAATATTCTAACTTCGTATCTTGAATTTTGGGAACGTTTAGTATGGGAAGCTGGTGGCAAAACGCAAAATGGTGAATCTGTTTATGGACATATCACAAATCGTTTTTTTGCTACTACACATTTAGCACTTTTTAGTATTTTATTTGGCGCTACTTTTGCGTTTGGATTGGCTTTACTAACAATTTATTTTCGTTCCAATCGATTGTACATAATTGTTGAAACAATCTCTAATTTTATATTGTCAACTCCAGTTTTTATAGTCGCCATACTTTTGTTAATCGTATTTTTCTATAAACTTGAGTGGTTTCCTCCCGGTGGATATGAGACAGGGAACACATACTTCATTGTCTTACCAGGCATTACATTGGGTTCTAGAATTTTTGCTAGATTGTCATTGTACCTTTTGCCAGAAGTCATAAAAGAATCTAAATCTAAATACGTTCAATTACTTTTGACTCGATATTATCCTTGGAGTTACATTGTAAGGGTAGAAATATTTTTAAAAGTATTACCTGTTTCATTTATACTTTTGGTATTAGATTTTGGTTCATTGTTATCTGGCGCCATGGTGGTTGAAGAAATTTTCTTTTTTCCGGGAATTGGAAAATCGTTATATTACTCGATAAAATCCATGGATACTTATTTGTTATCAACTTTACTTATGTATTCAGGGATTTTATTTTATAGTTTAAATCGACTTGGATACCATTTGCAAAATTATTTCTCTGGGGAGTATCGAAATGCTCCTTAATTCGATTCGTATTTTGTTTTTTGGAACTATTGTTTGGGGGATTTTATTTTTACCAGTTCCTTCTTATGTTGATCTAACCAATAATAATTTACCAATCTTTTCAGATGGATTTATGTTGGGAACCGATCGATTGGGGAGAAATAATTTAGCTTTGTTTTGTTATGGATCCATGTCGACAATACTCATCGTAGTTCCAGCAAGGTTACTTACGATTTTGTTTTCTTTTTTAGTCTCAACATTAACTTTGGTTTTTCCAAAACGATCTGATTTTTTTCTATCGGGTTTTGTTTCTGTTTCACTTGCCATTCCTTCCTTATTGTCTGCATTAATTGTGATCAGTATACTTCCAAATAATCCAATTTCGATTATGATCGCAATTTTAGTATCTGATTGGGCAGTGGTTTACGAATCATTAACTGCTAAAATCAGAGAGATTCGAATAAGTCCATACATAGCGGCTTCGCTTTGTTTTGGTGCAAAACCTTATCATCTGATTGTTCTACATTATCTGCCTGCACTTAGGAGTATGTTTCGGTTTTTATTTTTTTCTGGATTACCGACTGTTGTAATGACTACGGCATTATTTTCTTATTTGGGTATCCAAACTTCGGTGGGGGACACTGGGCCAGGATTAGGGGAACAAATCTCATTTTCAAAAGATTATTTCGATAAGTCTCCATTTTCCGTTTTGCTTCCCATCATCGCTATTTTAACTTTGGTTTATTCATTGGGGTCCCGCAATCAAAAACATGAAACATAAAATTTCTGCTGCATTGCTCATTTTGGGACTACTAGGAAATACTCTTCCATTATTTTCCATTGATGACTATTATAATTTCCCCAGTCAATCATACAAAGGTGGAGTTACTTTTGAATCAAGCAGAAATCTTTGTATTTTCCCATTTGTTGCAATTAAGGAAGATGTTACAAAAGAATATCTAATGAAAGGAATTCCTTCTGTGTTGCTTTCCGATCTTAGAAATTTAGAATATACTTATGTAGAATATCCTAGAAAGAATATAATTTATCATTCTTTTGGTGAAAATCCTGTTTCAACCTTACAGGAAAAAAT comes from the Leptospira ellinghausenii genome and includes:
- a CDS encoding cellulose synthase family protein, coding for MLTFLSISFLVLYGFDILVLFYFGLHTYLMVFLYSRYKQNCAEDESKILSLKDKNLPTVTVQLPIFNEFYVVDRLIESACNLQYPAKKLQIQVLDDSTDETIEKVATLVAQYKKKGIWIEHVHRTNRKGHKAGALDEGMAKAKGDYIAIFDADFTPDPDFLLRTMGYFDDESIGMVQTRWGHINETYNILTKAQSFGIDGHFMIEQVARNGSNLWMNFNGTAGIWRRSCIEDAGGWEHDTLTEDFDLSYRAELKGWRFRYIKDVVCKAEIPATMNAYKAQQFRWCKGSIQTAVKLIPRIWKSKESWKIKGEAITHLINYSVHPLMIINILLTAPLLLMEYWAGFKMDDLPMEILFGSAAVLSVGSMGPVIFYAYSQREIHKNWKSKLVYLPILVMIGTGIAVMNTYAWVEAVFGVQSGFKRTPKLRIEKEGDSLQDKIKYVVPVDYRAFLEFFMGAYCVFCIYLSFMVGKPYMIGFMVLYSIGFFYVSYLSVAESFWKFKPATKAEKELRAVA
- a CDS encoding ATP-binding protein, giving the protein MLSHNGTKVLAPVNGVATLTADQKFFQIKQDGSWSTSSIYQFKSYDFSSLINAFDEGALASLDIVEMPLKDYFLKFKSNPSIQIVLSPFSRYQHLDFEEMILTSMKEAYSSFIELLKTTFPKVEVKNFFEIPTLKFEHPNGIPEYFLHKQFQWDVKKAKKSLQSNEILYLGAETIYHILRKLYFGEPFTKRHLAVFLVDRKGRMDLEPRQFFLTNGQSLAFIPANLDKRYKIASFDTVFEAIQPMDVNSLGYFNIYEHYAITLYEKLPAVRKEFSCIDCLECNQYCPTQANPFQLIKGKIEEFDKEKCVSCGICTVYCPAGIDIRKRIEEVV
- a CDS encoding PTS sugar transporter subunit IIA, with the protein product MNQLLEILDPKNIIFDFKASTKEDAIRKMISHMVATQTLDAIHEDETVASLMNREKSMSTGIGSGVAIPHCSVHYVNELKCAMAIAPSGIDFDALDHGLVQIFIMLIVPKNKFQDHIKTLALIAKTLNIPEEREKLIKAKNFEEIQKAFLSKS
- a CDS encoding ABC transporter permease subunit, which encodes MISSFVSEFHTKDKSYLYADSAISSLETANKNILTSYLEFWERLVWEAGGKTQNGESVYGHITNRFFATTHLALFSILFGATFAFGLALLTIYFRSNRLYIIVETISNFILSTPVFIVAILLLIVFFYKLEWFPPGGYETGNTYFIVLPGITLGSRIFARLSLYLLPEVIKESKSKYVQLLLTRYYPWSYIVRVEIFLKVLPVSFILLVLDFGSLLSGAMVVEEIFFFPGIGKSLYYSIKSMDTYLLSTLLMYSGILFYSLNRLGYHLQNYFSGEYRNAP
- a CDS encoding ABC transporter permease subunit; translation: MLLNSIRILFFGTIVWGILFLPVPSYVDLTNNNLPIFSDGFMLGTDRLGRNNLALFCYGSMSTILIVVPARLLTILFSFLVSTLTLVFPKRSDFFLSGFVSVSLAIPSLLSALIVISILPNNPISIMIAILVSDWAVVYESLTAKIREIRISPYIAASLCFGAKPYHLIVLHYLPALRSMFRFLFFSGLPTVVMTTALFSYLGIQTSVGDTGPGLGEQISFSKDYFDKSPFSVLLPIIAILTLVYSLGSRNQKHET